Proteins encoded within one genomic window of Equus przewalskii isolate Varuska chromosome 3, EquPr2, whole genome shotgun sequence:
- the LOC103542090 gene encoding chemokine-like factor isoform X1 translates to MQPVKLKSKHRSFCFSVKGHVKMLRLALTVTSMTFFILAQAPEPYIVITGFEVTVIFFFIILYMLRLDRVIDCLFWPLLDIINSLVTAVFMIVISVLALMPETTTFTVLGGMFGLLAAVCCIADGALIYRKLLFNPSGPYQKTAVHDKL, encoded by the exons ATGCAGCCCGTGAAGCTGAAATCGAAGCATCGCTCTTTCTGCTTCAGCGTGAAAGGCCACGTGAAGATGCTGAGGCTG gCACTAACTGTGACATCTATGACCTTTTTTATCCTTGCACAAGCCCCTGAGCCATACATTGTTATCACTGGATTTGAAGTCAccgttattttctttttcataattttatatatgctCAGACTTGATCGAGTAATTGACTGTTTATTTTGGCCTTTGCTT GATATTATCAACTCACTGGTAACAGCGGTATTCATGATAGTCATATCTGTGTTGGCACTGATGCCAGAAACTACAACATTTACAGTCCTTGGAGGG ATGTTTGGACTCCTGGCGGCAGTGTGCTGTATTGCCGACGGGGCCCTTATTTACCGGAAGCTTCTATTCAATCCAAGTGGTCCTTATCAGAAAACTGCTGTTCATGACAAACTataa
- the LOC103542090 gene encoding chemokine-like factor isoform X2, which yields MQPVKLKSKHRSFCFSVKGHVKMLRLDIINSLVTAVFMIVISVLALMPETTTFTVLGGMFGLLAAVCCIADGALIYRKLLFNPSGPYQKTAVHDKL from the exons ATGCAGCCCGTGAAGCTGAAATCGAAGCATCGCTCTTTCTGCTTCAGCGTGAAAGGCCACGTGAAGATGCTGAGGCTG GATATTATCAACTCACTGGTAACAGCGGTATTCATGATAGTCATATCTGTGTTGGCACTGATGCCAGAAACTACAACATTTACAGTCCTTGGAGGG ATGTTTGGACTCCTGGCGGCAGTGTGCTGTATTGCCGACGGGGCCCTTATTTACCGGAAGCTTCTATTCAATCCAAGTGGTCCTTATCAGAAAACTGCTGTTCATGACAAACTataa